From the Malus domestica chromosome 17, GDT2T_hap1 genome, one window contains:
- the LOC139193464 gene encoding uncharacterized protein, with translation MERLFGEQWKTLGIYDTILLLSMDVVPDKELLLAAMCFWCSVTNTMVFPLGPIGPTILDVTAILGTSATGIPIDAALSGYPLNIDLKTLFDRRAFETLNCEGHILSKEYIQKLHKNFFNYNTLYLHFAGRGEEDLREGEHEAFLFYWYNKYICCTKSNKCLVENMPVAEALASGHVLALSSNILAHLFRCLADATLHKIDPHQNGPLWVFQLWLQVYFASLRPAIADFSPTKALGPQLASQPTPPHQAEEVFRYLFALDDLSNDEFLICRRRDYPSSIRLPTSMWGAGEDADLRQSWGSFVLTRDLPLGCDGKRAGWEVYHPNFLARQLGYLQGCPVPLLSSRTVLSRGREPRSSEKECKTAAREFQ, from the coding sequence ATGGAACGACTCTTTGGCGAGCAATGGAAAACCCTCGGCATCTACGACACAATCCTCCTCTTGTCAATGGATGTTGTTCCTGATAAGGAGCTTCTCCTAGCCGCCAtgtgcttctggtgctcggTCACCAACACCATGGTTTTTCCCCTTGGTCCCATCGGTCCCACCATTCTCGATGTCACCGCCATTTTGGGGACTTCAGCAACTGGGATCCCTATCGACGCGGCACTCTCTGGGTACCCGTTGAATATTGACCTGAAGACGCTTTTTGACCGACGGGCTTTCGAGACCCTGAACTGTGAAGGTCACATCCTATCGAAAGAATACattcagaagctccacaagaacttcttcaattacaacaccctctatctccattttgccggccgaggagaagaggacctgcgagaAGGGGAACATGAAGcgttcctcttctattggtacaacaagtacatttgttgtaccaagtcaaacaaatgcttggtcgagaacatgccggtagccgaggctctggctagtggtcacgtccTGGCACTGAGCTCCAACATTCTCGCACATCTCTTCCGCTGCCTGGCCGATGCGACCCTTCACAAAATCGACCCTCACCAGAATGGTCCCCTCTGGGTCTTTCAACTCTGGTTACAAGTttacttcgcctcccttcggccggccatagcCGACTTCTCACCAACGAAGGCGCTTGGACCTCAGCTGGCCTCCCAACCGACACCTCCTCaccaagccgaagaggtatttagGTACCTCTTCGCTCTTGATGACCTCTCCAATGATGAATTCctgatatgtcgtcgtcgagactaTCCCTCCTCCATCAGACTGCCTACATCCATGTGGGGCGCGGGGGAAGATGCCGACCTTCGTCAGTcctgggggtcgtttgtgctCACTCGCGACCTTCCTCTCGGCTGCGATGGAAAACGAGCAGGTTGGGAAGTATATCATCCTAACTTCCTTGCTCGACAGCTCGGCTATCTCCAGGGTTGCCcggtcccccttctctcctcccgaaCAGTCCTGAGCCGTGGACGTGAACCCCGTTCCTCGGAAAAGGAATGCAAAACTGCTGCGAGGGAGTTCCAATAG